Proteins encoded together in one Gemmatimonadota bacterium DH-78 window:
- a CDS encoding spore coat U domain-containing protein, with the protein MKRAWLIGLGLLGFGTLPAEARAQLPFDCSYTVSPVLDFGAGTGLPTAQVDAVATVQVTCASLLNLARLRVCLSIPEGTGGVSVADRRMVLADRSIGYQLYRDSGRSVVWGTFGDALPVDFSFSVLNLPQSRTVTVYGRLPSGQSGQTVGDYASSLTPIVARRQSYSLLFGSAPSCSGVTGDPETLDPIEVEYAVEPSCSVTAQPLDFGTVAGVLVARTATSNLSVTCTEGGAWSIGLDGGTTTGDVTDRRMELGSGETLLYELYRDAGHTLPWGTLPAVRVDGTGTGVAQSVPLYGLVPAQGLRPIGTYSDRVTVTVYY; encoded by the coding sequence GTGAAGCGGGCGTGGCTGATCGGCCTCGGGCTTCTCGGTTTCGGAACGCTGCCGGCGGAGGCGCGGGCGCAGCTTCCCTTCGATTGCAGCTACACGGTGTCGCCCGTACTCGATTTCGGCGCCGGGACCGGCCTCCCCACCGCCCAGGTGGACGCGGTCGCCACCGTGCAGGTGACCTGTGCGAGCCTGCTCAACCTCGCGCGTCTGCGCGTGTGCCTCAGCATTCCCGAGGGCACCGGCGGCGTGTCGGTGGCCGACCGGCGCATGGTCCTGGCCGATCGATCGATCGGCTATCAGCTCTACCGCGACTCCGGGCGGAGCGTGGTGTGGGGCACCTTCGGCGACGCCCTGCCCGTGGATTTCAGCTTCTCGGTGCTCAACCTGCCCCAGTCGCGGACCGTCACGGTCTACGGGCGGCTGCCCTCGGGGCAGAGTGGGCAGACGGTGGGCGACTACGCCTCGTCGCTCACCCCGATCGTGGCGCGGCGCCAGTCGTATTCGCTCCTCTTCGGGTCGGCGCCGAGTTGCAGCGGCGTGACCGGTGACCCCGAAACGCTCGATCCGATCGAGGTGGAGTACGCCGTGGAGCCGAGCTGCTCGGTGACGGCCCAGCCCCTCGACTTCGGCACGGTGGCCGGGGTGCTCGTGGCGCGCACGGCCACCAGCAACCTGTCGGTCACCTGCACCGAGGGCGGCGCGTGGAGCATCGGACTCGACGGGGGCACCACCACCGGCGACGTGACGGACCGCCGGATGGAGCTCGGGTCCGGAGAGACGCTTCTCTACGAGCTCTACCGCGACGCGGGGCACACGCTGCCGTGGGGCACCCTGCCGGCGGTGCGGGTGGACGGCACGGGGACCGGGGTGGCCCAGTCGGTGCCGCTCTACGGGCTGGTGCCGGCCCAGGGGCTGCGCCCGATCGGCACCTACAGCGATCGGGTCACGGTCACGGTCTACTACTGA
- the nudC gene encoding NAD(+) diphosphatase, whose translation MTAPAWWIFSGRKLLIRDDAFEGERRAGLLPAVPLDLDASLELRIEVPPVGLGLRAEPAQALHAPEPPDPPPGFQWVELRAAAAALDDDAFRRAGRAWQFLEWRRTHRFCGVCGAPTAPGPRGALQCPACDHLHFPRLSPAVIVVVHRGDEIMLGRNPAFPEGMFSTLAGFVEPGESLEAAVHREIREEADVEVAPPVYFGSQPWPFPHSLMVGFFAEWRSGAPRPADGELEAVGWFHRSDLPRLPGSVSIARHLIERWREGLLPG comes from the coding sequence GTGACCGCGCCCGCGTGGTGGATCTTCAGCGGGCGGAAGCTGCTGATCCGCGACGACGCCTTCGAGGGCGAGCGGCGCGCCGGGCTCCTCCCCGCGGTCCCCCTCGACCTCGACGCCTCCTTGGAGCTGCGGATCGAGGTTCCGCCCGTGGGCCTCGGCCTCCGCGCCGAGCCCGCCCAGGCGCTGCACGCGCCCGAGCCCCCCGACCCGCCCCCCGGCTTCCAGTGGGTGGAACTGCGCGCGGCGGCCGCCGCCCTCGACGACGACGCCTTTCGACGCGCGGGCCGCGCCTGGCAGTTCCTGGAGTGGCGGCGCACGCACCGTTTCTGCGGCGTGTGCGGCGCCCCCACCGCGCCGGGGCCCCGCGGAGCCCTGCAGTGCCCGGCCTGCGACCACCTGCACTTTCCCCGTCTCAGCCCGGCGGTGATCGTGGTCGTGCACCGGGGAGACGAAATCATGCTGGGGCGCAATCCGGCCTTTCCGGAGGGCATGTTCTCGACTCTGGCCGGCTTCGTCGAGCCGGGGGAGTCGCTCGAAGCCGCCGTGCATCGCGAGATCCGCGAGGAGGCCGACGTCGAGGTGGCCCCGCCCGTGTACTTCGGAAGCCAGCCCTGGCCTTTCCCGCATTCGCTCATGGTCGGCTTCTTCGCCGAGTGGCGGTCGGGCGCGCCGCGCCCCGCCGACGGAGAGCTCGAGGCGGTGGGCTGGTTCCACCGGAGCGACCTGCCCCGCCTGCCCGGGAGCGTGTCGATCGCCCGCCACCTGATCGAGCGCTGGCGAGAGGGGCTCCTGCCCGGGTGA
- a CDS encoding potassium channel protein, with the protein MEPYPRRFALAFAALAALIAFGTAGYHILERWSFDDALYMTVITLSAVGFQEVRPLTESGRTFTMVLLLGGITWMGGWFALVTSLLVELDLTDARRERRQMKRIAKMHDHVIVCGGGRTGRQVVDELESMDTPWVLIERDSEQAEAFGADRPDSAVVIGDATHDDTLREAGLERARGLVTCLSADADNLFVCLSAREQAPDCTIVARAWEEETMAKLYRAGASHVVSPNVSGAVRMASVLVRPSVVSFLDIATRSSDLELRMEQIEIGSRSPLAGRPLAEARIPDRTGLIVIAMRKHDLGGDGRFVFNPMADTRAEAGDHLVVLGTEDQITRLRAIVGS; encoded by the coding sequence GTGGAGCCCTACCCCCGAAGGTTCGCGCTCGCCTTCGCCGCTCTCGCGGCGCTGATCGCCTTCGGCACGGCAGGGTACCACATCCTCGAGCGCTGGTCGTTCGACGACGCGCTGTACATGACGGTGATCACCCTCAGCGCCGTGGGATTTCAGGAGGTCCGCCCCCTCACCGAGTCGGGGCGGACCTTCACCATGGTCCTCCTGCTCGGGGGGATCACCTGGATGGGCGGATGGTTCGCGCTCGTCACCTCGCTCCTCGTCGAGCTCGACCTCACCGACGCCCGAAGGGAGCGCCGACAGATGAAACGGATCGCGAAGATGCACGACCACGTGATCGTCTGCGGCGGCGGCCGCACCGGACGGCAGGTGGTCGACGAACTGGAGTCGATGGATACCCCCTGGGTGTTGATCGAGCGGGACTCCGAGCAGGCGGAGGCCTTTGGCGCCGATCGTCCCGACAGCGCCGTGGTGATCGGAGACGCGACCCACGACGACACCCTGCGCGAGGCCGGTCTCGAGCGAGCGCGAGGGCTGGTGACCTGCCTCAGCGCCGACGCCGACAACCTCTTCGTCTGCCTGTCGGCGCGTGAGCAGGCGCCCGACTGCACCATCGTGGCCCGGGCCTGGGAAGAGGAGACGATGGCCAAGCTCTACCGGGCGGGCGCCAGCCACGTGGTGAGCCCCAACGTGAGCGGGGCGGTGCGCATGGCCTCGGTGCTGGTGCGCCCGAGCGTGGTCTCGTTTCTCGACATCGCGACCCGGTCCTCCGACCTCGAACTCCGGATGGAGCAGATCGAGATCGGATCGCGCAGCCCGCTCGCCGGCCGGCCGCTCGCGGAGGCGCGGATCCCCGACCGCACCGGCCTGATCGTGATCGCCATGCGAAAGCACGACCTCGGCGGCGACGGTCGCTTCGTCTTCAACCCGATGGCCGACACCCGGGCCGAGGCCGGCGACCACCTGGTCGTGCTGGGCACCGAGGATCAGATCACGCGACTGCGGGCGATCGTCGGCAGCTGA
- a CDS encoding DEAD/DEAH box helicase — translation MDSFEELNLAPELVEALAAEGIERPTALQSAAIPVVQRGHNLVAAAAPGAGVLVAVGAPLLGRLEAVEGRPVGLILTPTADRARALAEALGRIAMATGHRVAALGAPWALPERASILIATPADLLAGLAESTLTLEGVEALVVDGAAILEQLGALADLEAVAEALPSESQRVIVSLPITPAVRDFADRHARRSVTVPPQDAEGAGDAVPARGTVAVRVVSGEKEEEAAALAHDLLTDDVRHLVVFVRSEDVAADLGDRLALRGFGVGPAGTEDAPVWLVVDDLEGRQALDALDDDTGAAVSYDAPADPDALDRRHGGGHGGTILAEPREAAHLRDVAARTGYRLDFQATRTGPRPTGGGLQALLARVESALATHDVDAYEIVLEPLFQRHGPAAVAAAALALLRASTPERSSAPAERASAAVPEGSAPYARLFVSLGSKDGVKPGDLVGAITGEAGIQGEEIGRIDIRETFSRVDVMRGVADKVIAALNGTTVRGRAVRVDLDRSERGGGRGSGDRPGGRPQGGRGGPPRGRSGPSGGRRRD, via the coding sequence ATGGATTCCTTCGAAGAGCTGAACCTCGCGCCCGAACTCGTCGAGGCCCTCGCGGCCGAGGGAATCGAACGGCCCACGGCCCTGCAGTCCGCGGCGATCCCGGTCGTGCAGCGCGGCCACAACCTCGTCGCGGCCGCCGCTCCCGGTGCCGGCGTGCTGGTGGCGGTGGGCGCCCCCCTCCTGGGGCGGCTCGAGGCGGTCGAGGGTCGTCCCGTCGGGCTGATCCTCACGCCGACGGCGGATCGCGCGCGGGCGCTCGCCGAGGCTCTGGGCCGAATCGCGATGGCCACAGGGCACCGTGTAGCGGCCCTGGGCGCCCCGTGGGCGCTGCCCGAGCGGGCCTCGATCCTGATCGCCACCCCCGCCGACCTGCTCGCCGGTCTCGCCGAGAGCACCCTCACGCTCGAAGGGGTGGAGGCGCTGGTGGTGGACGGAGCCGCGATCCTCGAGCAGCTCGGCGCCCTGGCCGACCTCGAGGCGGTGGCCGAGGCGCTGCCCTCGGAGAGCCAGCGGGTGATCGTGTCGCTGCCGATCACCCCCGCCGTGCGCGACTTCGCCGACCGGCACGCGCGCCGATCGGTGACGGTGCCGCCCCAGGACGCCGAGGGAGCCGGCGACGCCGTGCCGGCCCGGGGTACCGTGGCGGTGCGGGTGGTCTCGGGCGAGAAGGAGGAGGAGGCCGCCGCCCTCGCCCACGATCTGCTCACCGACGACGTCCGCCACCTGGTGGTGTTCGTGCGCTCCGAAGACGTGGCCGCCGACCTCGGAGACCGCCTCGCCCTGCGCGGCTTCGGCGTGGGCCCCGCCGGCACCGAAGACGCACCGGTGTGGCTGGTGGTCGACGACCTCGAGGGGCGCCAGGCCCTCGACGCCCTCGACGACGACACCGGCGCCGCGGTCAGCTACGACGCGCCGGCCGACCCGGACGCCCTCGACCGTCGCCACGGCGGCGGCCACGGCGGCACCATCCTGGCGGAGCCCCGCGAGGCGGCGCATCTGCGCGATGTGGCGGCCCGCACCGGCTACCGGCTCGACTTCCAAGCCACCCGCACCGGCCCCCGCCCCACGGGCGGCGGGCTCCAGGCACTGCTGGCCCGCGTGGAGTCGGCGCTGGCCACCCACGACGTGGATGCCTACGAGATCGTGCTCGAGCCGCTCTTCCAGCGGCACGGCCCGGCGGCGGTGGCGGCCGCCGCTCTCGCCCTGCTGCGCGCCTCCACGCCGGAGCGTTCCTCGGCGCCCGCCGAGCGGGCGAGCGCGGCGGTGCCCGAGGGCTCCGCTCCGTACGCGCGCCTCTTCGTGAGCCTCGGTTCGAAAGACGGGGTGAAGCCCGGAGATCTGGTCGGCGCCATCACCGGCGAGGCCGGGATCCAGGGCGAGGAGATCGGCCGGATCGACATTCGAGAGACCTTCTCCCGGGTGGATGTGATGCGCGGGGTGGCCGACAAGGTGATCGCCGCCCTCAACGGCACGACGGTCCGCGGGCGCGCCGTGCGCGTGGACCTCGACCGCAGCGAACGCGGCGGCGGCCGCGGCTCCGGCGATCGCCCCGGGGGCCGCCCCCAGGGCGGTCGGGGAGGGCCCCCGCGCGGACGCTCCGGCCCGAGCGGGGGCCGACGCCGGGACTGA
- a CDS encoding pyridoxal phosphate-dependent aminotransferase: MDLSPNVASIKPSATIAVSSLAKRLMAEGRDIINLSAGEPDFDTPGWISDAAIQGIREGRTRYTPTPGLPELRAAIARFISTTDRVVQPNQIVVSSGAKQSLFNVCFALFGPGDDVLVAAPYWTSYPEIVGLARARPVFAQGREEADFRLTPADLDAVVTPQTRGLLFSSPCNPTGVVYSREELQAVAEWARDRGIWLISDEIYRHIYFGEGGEAPGLSDLPTASLGPNVIVDGASKSFAMTGWRIGFSVSDPELAAAMTAAQSHMTSNAAAPSQMAALAAYTDVGRTREDVTRMREAFRRRRDLVVRLFDEKLPRLGYLVPEGAFYLFFRVDALFTDERSSASEVCSWILEEAGVAVVPGEAFGAPAYARLSFASSDAHLEEAVRRIASLIG; encoded by the coding sequence ATGGACCTCAGCCCGAACGTCGCCTCGATCAAGCCCTCCGCCACGATCGCCGTGAGCTCCCTCGCCAAACGGCTGATGGCGGAAGGTCGCGACATCATCAATCTCTCCGCGGGCGAGCCGGACTTCGACACCCCCGGGTGGATCTCCGATGCGGCCATTCAGGGCATTCGCGAGGGGCGGACCCGCTACACTCCCACGCCCGGGTTGCCGGAGCTGCGGGCGGCGATCGCCCGCTTCATCTCCACCACCGATCGGGTGGTCCAGCCCAATCAGATCGTGGTGTCGTCGGGCGCCAAGCAGTCGCTCTTCAACGTCTGCTTCGCGCTGTTCGGCCCCGGCGACGACGTGCTCGTGGCGGCCCCCTACTGGACGAGCTACCCGGAGATCGTCGGGCTCGCCCGGGCGCGGCCCGTCTTCGCCCAGGGTCGCGAAGAGGCCGACTTCCGCCTGACGCCCGCCGACCTCGACGCGGTGGTCACGCCGCAGACCCGCGGCCTGCTCTTCAGCTCGCCCTGCAACCCGACCGGCGTCGTCTACAGCCGCGAGGAGCTGCAGGCGGTGGCCGAGTGGGCGCGCGACCGTGGAATCTGGCTGATCTCCGACGAGATCTACCGCCACATCTATTTCGGCGAGGGGGGCGAGGCGCCGGGGCTGTCCGACCTGCCGACCGCCTCGCTGGGCCCGAACGTGATCGTCGACGGCGCCTCGAAGAGCTTCGCCATGACCGGCTGGCGCATCGGCTTCTCGGTGAGCGACCCCGAGCTCGCGGCCGCGATGACGGCGGCCCAGAGCCACATGACCTCCAACGCGGCCGCCCCCTCGCAGATGGCCGCACTGGCCGCGTACACCGACGTCGGCCGCACCCGCGAAGACGTCACCCGCATGCGAGAGGCCTTCCGCCGCCGGCGCGACCTCGTGGTCCGCCTCTTCGACGAGAAGCTCCCCCGGCTGGGCTACCTCGTGCCCGAGGGTGCCTTCTACCTCTTCTTCCGCGTCGATGCCCTCTTCACCGACGAGCGGTCGTCGGCGTCGGAGGTGTGTTCCTGGATCCTCGAGGAGGCCGGAGTGGCCGTGGTGCCCGGCGAGGCGTTCGGCGCTCCGGCGTACGCGCGGCTCAGCTTCGCCTCGTCGGACGCGCACCTCGAAGAGGCCGTGCGCCGGATCGCCTCGCTGATCGGCTGA
- a CDS encoding DEAD/DEAH box helicase — MSEAETLPTTFAELGLSEASRAAVEALGWTQPTPIQAKAIPHALAGRDVVGIAQTGTGKTGAFMIPALEQVKAGGGLQVLALAPTRELAQQVADDAQALSRGTSIRTASIYGGVSYGPQLEALSQGFEVIAATPGRFIDHMRSGKVDLSNIRFFILDEADRMLDMGFRPQIEDVMRGLRKGQHRTMLFSATMPHGVHDLALRLTDEPAWVEAAPPGTTATGIVEMAYSVKPEKKPDLLLHLLQGEGWDHVLVFSRTKAGANVLEARLEREGIRTDAMHSDRGMKERTRALDRFAQGKVRVLVATDIAQRGLDVDGITHVVNYDVPLDPEDYVHRIGRTGRAGAAGTAVTFVAAGDLGHLKSLEHHLGRPLERQHLPEFDYAGAPKTEKSGGGGSRGRHSRARRGMGSQLGKKLSPEELAELLKHN; from the coding sequence GTGTCCGAAGCCGAAACCCTCCCCACCACCTTCGCCGAACTCGGCCTGTCCGAGGCGTCTCGAGCGGCCGTGGAGGCGCTGGGCTGGACCCAGCCCACTCCGATTCAGGCGAAGGCGATCCCGCACGCACTCGCCGGCAGGGACGTCGTGGGCATCGCCCAGACGGGTACCGGCAAGACCGGGGCGTTCATGATTCCCGCCCTCGAGCAGGTGAAGGCGGGCGGGGGGCTGCAGGTGCTGGCTCTCGCACCCACCCGCGAGCTCGCCCAGCAGGTGGCCGACGACGCGCAGGCGCTCTCGCGCGGCACCTCGATCCGCACCGCCTCGATCTACGGCGGGGTGAGCTACGGCCCGCAGCTCGAGGCGCTCTCGCAGGGCTTCGAGGTGATCGCGGCCACTCCCGGACGCTTCATCGATCACATGCGCTCGGGCAAGGTGGATCTGTCGAACATCCGCTTCTTCATTCTCGACGAGGCGGACCGCATGCTCGACATGGGCTTCCGGCCGCAGATCGAGGATGTGATGCGGGGACTCCGGAAGGGCCAGCACCGCACCATGCTCTTCAGCGCGACCATGCCGCACGGGGTGCACGATCTCGCGCTGCGGCTCACCGACGAGCCGGCGTGGGTGGAGGCGGCGCCTCCGGGAACCACCGCCACCGGCATCGTCGAGATGGCCTACTCGGTGAAGCCCGAGAAGAAGCCCGACCTGCTCCTCCACCTGCTGCAGGGCGAGGGGTGGGACCATGTGCTCGTCTTCTCGCGCACCAAGGCCGGCGCCAACGTGCTCGAGGCACGGCTGGAACGGGAGGGGATCCGCACCGACGCCATGCACTCCGACCGCGGCATGAAGGAGCGCACCCGGGCCCTCGATCGGTTCGCGCAGGGCAAGGTGCGCGTGCTGGTGGCCACCGACATCGCTCAGCGTGGGCTCGACGTGGACGGCATCACCCACGTGGTGAACTACGACGTGCCGCTGGATCCCGAGGACTACGTGCACCGCATCGGCCGGACGGGCCGGGCGGGGGCGGCAGGAACGGCGGTGACCTTCGTCGCGGCCGGTGACCTCGGGCACCTCAAGAGTCTCGAACACCACCTCGGTCGCCCCCTGGAGCGGCAGCACCTGCCGGAGTTCGACTACGCCGGCGCGCCGAAGACCGAGAAGTCGGGCGGCGGCGGCTCGCGCGGCCGTCACTCGCGAGCCCGCCGCGGAATGGGCTCGCAGCTCGGGAAGAAGCTCTCGCCCGAGGAACTCGCCGAACTGCTCAAGCACAACTGA
- the ilvA gene encoding threonine ammonia-lyase, whose product MTSGADLPVDLAGIEAARERIAPHVVQTPCPRAPAFRDMVPGSLHLKLENLQRTGSFKDRGSLNRLIHLTPEERSRGVVTASAGNHAQAVAYHARRLGIPCTVVMPETAPLIKVSNTEGYGARVVQLGEVLDDSAVEARRLVEVEGRVMIHPFDDPHVIAGQGSMGLEILEQVPDVGVIVVPVGGGGMISGIATAVKAKAPHVRIVGVEADSAPSARASRDAGRIVKITSSRTLADGIATKRVGDHTFPIIEALVDDLVTVSEEEIAHAVLQLLERQKSVVEGAGAVGLAALLRGAITVGPDEPIVLVVSGGNIDVNMVSRIIDRGLVADGRLARLLVKVPDRPGSLAGLTRMVAELGANVLETSHRRGFADISVGDVEIVFTLETRGQTHAQAIVRALEEREGLVVEEYT is encoded by the coding sequence GTGACGTCGGGGGCCGACCTCCCGGTGGATCTCGCCGGGATCGAGGCGGCGCGCGAGCGCATCGCGCCGCACGTGGTGCAGACGCCCTGTCCGCGGGCCCCGGCCTTCCGCGACATGGTGCCGGGGTCGCTCCACCTGAAGCTCGAGAACCTCCAGCGCACCGGGTCGTTCAAGGACCGCGGATCGCTCAATCGGCTGATCCACCTCACCCCCGAGGAGCGGAGCCGCGGGGTGGTGACGGCTTCGGCGGGCAACCACGCCCAGGCGGTGGCCTACCACGCGCGCCGGCTCGGCATTCCGTGCACGGTGGTCATGCCCGAGACCGCCCCCCTGATCAAGGTCTCGAACACCGAGGGCTACGGCGCCCGGGTGGTGCAGCTCGGCGAGGTGCTCGACGACTCCGCGGTGGAGGCGCGACGGCTCGTGGAGGTGGAGGGCCGGGTGATGATCCACCCCTTCGACGACCCGCACGTGATCGCCGGGCAGGGGTCGATGGGCCTCGAGATCCTCGAGCAGGTGCCCGATGTGGGCGTGATCGTCGTGCCGGTGGGCGGCGGCGGCATGATTTCGGGCATCGCCACCGCGGTGAAGGCGAAGGCACCGCACGTGCGCATCGTGGGGGTGGAGGCGGATTCGGCCCCCTCGGCGCGCGCCTCCCGCGACGCGGGCCGGATCGTGAAGATCACCAGCTCGCGCACTCTGGCCGACGGCATCGCCACCAAGCGGGTGGGCGACCACACCTTTCCGATCATCGAGGCGCTGGTCGACGACCTGGTCACGGTGTCGGAAGAGGAGATCGCCCACGCCGTGCTCCAGCTGCTGGAGCGGCAGAAGAGCGTGGTGGAGGGCGCGGGCGCGGTGGGACTCGCGGCGCTGCTCCGAGGGGCGATCACCGTCGGTCCCGACGAGCCGATCGTGCTCGTGGTCAGCGGCGGCAACATCGACGTGAACATGGTGTCGCGCATCATCGACCGCGGGCTGGTGGCCGACGGTCGCCTGGCGCGGCTGCTCGTGAAGGTGCCCGATCGACCCGGTTCGCTGGCGGGGCTCACGCGGATGGTGGCCGAGCTGGGCGCGAATGTGCTCGAGACCTCGCACCGCCGGGGCTTCGCCGACATCTCGGTGGGCGATGTGGAGATCGTGTTCACCCTCGAGACGCGCGGGCAGACGCATGCGCAGGCGATCGTGCGGGCGCTCGAGGAGCGCGAGGGGCTGGTGGTGGAGGAGTACACCTGA
- a CDS encoding septal ring lytic transglycosylase RlpA family protein yields MAGTGRRWRAASIASVAALASGCTLVGYPSGEGARAGDAPAPSRTADRAPAAPGTTPPPRSTPAPPGARSDAGFSYEVFGRRYRVLDSAWGYDETGVASWYGEAFHGRPTASGETYDMYGYSAAHRTLPLHSWVEVVNRDNGRRMVLRVNDRGPFADTSRRILDLSYGAALELGVVGPGLAEVQVRALSPSELEQLASR; encoded by the coding sequence ATGGCCGGAACCGGCAGGCGATGGAGGGCGGCGTCGATCGCCTCGGTCGCCGCGCTCGCCTCGGGGTGCACCCTGGTGGGGTACCCGTCCGGAGAGGGCGCCCGGGCCGGCGACGCTCCCGCTCCGTCGCGCACCGCCGACCGCGCGCCCGCGGCCCCCGGCACCACCCCCCCGCCCCGGTCCACCCCCGCCCCGCCCGGTGCCCGCAGCGATGCCGGCTTCAGCTACGAGGTGTTCGGACGCCGCTACCGCGTGCTCGACAGCGCCTGGGGCTACGACGAGACCGGGGTGGCGTCGTGGTACGGCGAGGCCTTCCACGGCCGCCCCACCGCGAGCGGCGAGACGTACGACATGTACGGCTACAGCGCGGCGCATCGCACCCTTCCGCTGCACAGCTGGGTGGAGGTGGTGAACCGCGACAACGGGCGCCGAATGGTGCTGCGGGTGAACGATCGCGGCCCCTTCGCCGACACCTCGCGGCGGATCCTCGACCTCTCCTACGGGGCGGCCCTCGAACTGGGGGTGGTGGGCCCCGGTCTCGCCGAAGTACAGGTGCGGGCCCTCAGCCCCTCGGAGCTCGAGCAGCTCGCCTCCCGCTGA
- a CDS encoding NAD-dependent epimerase/dehydratase family protein: MTRVLVTGAAGQIGSALVPALREAYGEAEVLATDLHPPAADTGPFAVLDCTDGRAVAAQVAAHRPTVVFHLAALLSAVGERKPQTAFEVNLGGLFTLLEVARESRFAVFTPSSIAAFGPSTPRDGTPQDTLQRPTTMYGVTKVAGELLCDYYHTRYGVDTRGVRYPGIISDSPPGGGTTDYAVEIFFAAVEEGRYTSFLKRGTQLDMMYMPDAVRAAMEVMEADSARLVHRNAFNVTAMQLTPERLGDAIRRHLPDFELDFDPDPLRQSIADSWPNRLDDSAAREEWDWRPQFDLDAMTDDLLRRIRERVGARR, from the coding sequence GTGACACGGGTTCTGGTCACGGGTGCGGCAGGACAGATCGGTTCGGCGCTGGTTCCGGCGCTGCGCGAGGCATACGGCGAGGCCGAAGTCCTGGCCACCGACCTGCACCCACCCGCCGCCGACACGGGCCCCTTCGCCGTGCTCGACTGCACCGACGGCCGGGCCGTGGCCGCGCAGGTGGCGGCGCACCGCCCCACCGTGGTCTTCCATCTCGCCGCCCTGCTCTCCGCGGTGGGCGAGCGGAAGCCCCAGACGGCTTTCGAGGTGAACCTCGGCGGGCTCTTCACCCTGCTCGAGGTGGCGCGGGAGAGCCGGTTCGCCGTCTTCACGCCGTCGTCCATCGCCGCCTTCGGCCCGTCCACGCCGCGCGACGGCACCCCGCAGGACACCCTGCAGCGCCCCACCACGATGTACGGGGTGACGAAGGTGGCCGGGGAGCTGCTCTGCGACTACTACCACACGCGGTACGGGGTCGATACGCGCGGCGTGCGCTACCCCGGCATCATCAGCGACTCGCCGCCCGGCGGGGGCACCACCGACTACGCGGTCGAAATCTTCTTCGCCGCGGTCGAGGAGGGGCGCTACACCTCCTTCCTGAAGCGCGGCACCCAGCTCGACATGATGTACATGCCCGACGCGGTGCGCGCCGCCATGGAGGTGATGGAGGCCGATTCCGCGCGCCTGGTGCACCGCAACGCCTTCAACGTGACCGCCATGCAGCTCACCCCCGAGCGGCTCGGCGACGCGATTCGACGGCACCTGCCCGATTTCGAGCTCGACTTCGACCCCGATCCGCTGCGCCAGTCGATCGCCGACTCGTGGCCGAACCGGCTCGACGACTCCGCCGCTCGCGAAGAGTGGGACTGGCGGCCGCAGTTCGACCTCGACGCGATGACCGACGACCTGCTCCGGAGAATCCGGGAGCGGGTGGGAGCACGCCGCTGA